ATGTAGACGAAGGGAGAGCCGCTGATGTACGCGAACATCCCCGCCTGCGCGAGCGCCGCCGCCAGGGCGTTGCCCATGAAGTCCGGGGCCCGCGCGATGCGCGCCATGGCCTGGAACGGCTGGGACCTTCCGCGCCCCGCTGGCGCCGTCTCCGGGAGGATGGCGAACACCGCCCCCAGCGCGAGGACGCCGATGACCGCGTGGCTTCCGAAGATGGCGCGCCACCCGGCCACGCGCAGCACCCAGCCGCCCAGCAGCGGCGCCAGGATGGGCGCGAGCCCCATCACCAACACCAGCCGCGACATCATCCGCGCCGCCGCCGCCCCTGAGTGCAGGTCCCTCACGACGGCCCTGGACGTCACCATCCCCACCGAGCCGCCCAGCGCCTGCACGAACCGGCACCCCGCCAGCACCCCCGCGGAGGGAGCGAGCGCGCAGCCCAGCGACCCCAGCACGTACAGCAGCAGGCCCACGTAGAGCGGCTTCGTGCGGCCGAACCGGTCGCTCACCGGGCCCGCGAAGAGCTGCCCCACCGCGAGCCCCGCGAAGAACGTCGCCAGCGTGCGCTCCACCTCGCCCGCGCTCGCGCGCAGCGACTCGCCGATGGATGGGAACGCCGGCAGGTACATGTCGATGGACAGCGGCCCGAACGCGATGAGCGCGCCCAGCAGGAGGATCAACCGGGCGCCCTCCGTGGAGCGGAACGGTTTGGGCGTGGCGGTCGTCATCGGGCGGTCCTTGGCTTCGGCTGCTTCCGGGCGCGGGCCGGGGGTTCGCTCGGGACGATGAGCGCGCGGATGAGCTGGCGCAGGACGGCCGCGTCCTCGCCGGGGGCATAGGTGGCGCCGCCCACGTGGGCGTTGAAGCAGCGGGCCTCCAGCGCGCCGCAGAGGGCCTCGGCCACGACCTTCGGCGCGGCCAGTTCCACCCGTCTGGAGCGCTTCGCCCGGGTGAGCCACACGGTCAGTCCCTCGCGCAGCGCCACGGGCGGTGGCGTCTTCGCCCGGAGGGCCCGCGCTCCGCCCAGCTCCGAGTAGTGGAGCACGAACAGCCACGGCACCAGCCGGCGCAGGAAGTCCCGGTGGTGCAGCAGCGCCTCCAGGAGCTGGTCCTCCACGGAGGTGTCCGGGCGCGGGCCCGGCTCCAGCAGCGCCAGCGCGGTGGGGGGCATGGGCCGGAGCGCTCGCAACATCAGCGCCTCCTTCGTGCCCACCCGGTGCAGCAGCGCCGCCTGGGAGATGCCCAGCCGCTTCGCGATGTCCTGCAACGGCGCCGACGGGCCCTGCGCCAGGAACACGGCGCGGGCGGCCTCATCAATCTCCGGGTCGAGGACTCGCTGGGGACGGGACATGGGCGGACGGGGTTAGTTACTGACGGGTAGGTAATGAATCCACGCCGTCCGCGCAAGCGGCTTCGGGGCCTGGCCGCTCCTGTTTCTTTCAGGGGTTCGGGGGTGGCATGCCGACGCGGGACGGTGGTGACAGACGCCGCGAGCGTCCGTCGCCACCCGGTCCGCGAACGGTCAGATGCGGCCGGCCCGGAGCTCGCCCACCAGGTGCGCGCAGGCCCGCACGGTGAGGGCCATCATGGTCAGGGTGGGGTTCTGGGGGCCCTGTGACGGGAAGCAGGAGCCGTCCATGACGTAGAGGTTGGGCACGTCCCAGCTCTGGTTGTAGGGGTTGAGCACGGACGTCTTGGGGTCCCTGCCCATGCGCGCGGTGCCCACCTCGTGGATGGCCATGCCCGGCGTGGAGAGCGTCTTGTTGATCTTCTCCACCGTGCAGCCGGCCTCCTCCAGCATCTCCTGGCACGAGGTGGCCGCGTCCTCCGTCATCTTCAGCTCGTTGTCGGAGTGACGGCACTCGATGTGCGCCGCGGGGATGCCCCAGCGGTCCTTCACCGTGGCGCTCAGCGTGACGCGGTTCTCCGGACGCGGGAGCATCTCCCCGAAGGGCACCAGGTGCATCTGGTCATCGAACGTGAACACCTGCACGCCGTAGCCGCGCGCGAAGGATGGGTCTCGCTCGGTGACGTTGCGGAACTGGGGGATGTACGCCCAGCCGTGCTCCTTCTGCTGCAGGTGCGAGGGCAGGCCCATGCGCGCCTCGATGCCCTGCAGATACATGTGGTCCATCAGGTGCCGGCCCACCAGCCCGGAGCTGTTCGCCAGCCCGTCCGGGAACGCCCGGTTTCGCGAGTGCAACAGCAACCGCGTGGATTCAATGGTGCCCGCGGACACGACCACCACCTTCGCGTGGACCTGCTCGGAGGTGCCGGTGTTCGCGTCGATGAAGGACACGCCCGTCACCCGGCCCGTGTTCGGGTCGTGGAGGACGTGGCTGGCGATGGCGTGCGAGCGCAGCGTCAGCCGGCCCGTCTTCTGCGCCGCGGGCAGCGTCACCGGCGCGTTCGCGGTCCGCCGGGCGACGACGTGGCGCTGGGGCCAGCGGGCCTTCACCTTCTCGCGCAGGCGGACCTCTCCGGGCGACAGCGGCGCGGGGCCGGAGAAGACGGAGTCCGGCAGCGTGTCCACGCCATCCGAGTTGCCGCGCAATCCCATCCACCGCTCGACGATTTCGTAGGATGGCGCCAGCTCCGCCAGCGACAGCGGCCAGTCCGGGCTGAGCCCATCCAGGCTGCCCGCGTGGAAGTTGAAGTCGGACAGCCGGTAGAACTGGCGGCCGTGGCTCTTCACGCTGGTCCGGCCGCCCACCTGCCGCGCGCGGATCCACGCGAACGGCGCGTCGTCCGGCGTGGTGTAGGGATTGTCCACGTCATCCACGAAGGCGTGCGGATGGAAGGGCCACGCGAAGCTCGTCGACTGCACGGACTGACGCGCCGTGCGACCCGCGTCCGACTCGATGCGGTAGCCCAACAGCTTCTGCTTCACGCGGTGCATCACGTGCAGCGCCTGGTCCGCCCGCGCGCTCCGGCCCGCCTCGAGCACCAGCACCCGCAGGCCCGCTTCCGTGAGTTGCTTGGCCGCCCAACCGCCGCAGGCACCCGAGCCCACCACCACCGCGTCATAGACGGTCTTCGACGTCTTCATGCCTGCTCACCTGGACGGTATTTCCGCCGCCGCTGACAAAGTATGTCTAAACTGTAAACCAGGAACCTGTTGGTGCCTATAGGGTGTAAGGGGCTGAAAGGTGCCAACACAAGCCTGGGCCGGTGGCTTCCGCCTCCGGGGCAGGTGGCTTTCTGTCGGAGAGGGTCGGACATGGCCGGTGTGCTGAGGCGGATTCGGTGGAGGCGGGTGCTGGGGGCGTTGGTGTTGCCGTGCGTGCTGGTGGCGTTGGGGCTGGCGGGCCGCGCGGCGTGGCGCTCGGAGCAGTACTTCCACTACCCGAGGCCGGCGGCGGTGCTGCCGGCGGACCTCGCCTCCGCGCGCGAGGTGACGCTGCGCACGGAGGACGGGGTGGAGCTGCGTGGCTGGTACGTGCCGTCGCGGAACAAGGCGGCGTGGGTGCTGGCGCATGGGCTGTCGCAGACGCGCATGGACCTGCTGCCGGAGGCGCGGGCGCTGCGCGACGCGGGGTATGGCGTGCTGCTGTTCGACCTGCGCGCGCATGGGCAGAGCGGGGGCGAGACGTCCACCTGGGGTGACCTGGAGCGCCGGGATGTGCGCGCGGCGCTGGAGTTCGTGCGGACCCAGCCGGAGGTGGACCCCGCGCGGGTGGGGGCGCTGGGGTTCTCCATTGGCTCGGCGGCGGTGGCGGAGGTGGCGGCGAAGGATCCGAAGGTGGCGGCGGTGGTGCTGCTGTCGCCGTTCAACACGCTGTGGCTGGCGGCGGCGTATGACTTCCGGCGCTTCGGCGTGGTGACGCAGACGGGGGCGCTGGTGCCCTTCTGGCGGAGGGGCATCGCGCTGGAGGAGGTGCGCACGATTGACGCGGTGGATCGGATCCAACCCCGGCCCCTGTTCATCGTCGCGGGGACGGAGGAGTCCGGGCAGCCGCTGCTGGATGAGTTGTTCGCGCACGTCGCGCCAGCGGCCCAGACGTGGCGCATCCCGGGGGCGTCCCACGGGAACTTCGCCGCGACGGCGCCGGAGGAGTATCCGCGCAGGCTGAGGGAGTTCGCGGACGCGGCGCTGAAGCCCGTGCCTGTCGCGCAGCCGGTGGTGGAGGTGCCGGCGGCGGAGAAGAAGGCTCCGGCGAAGAAGCCTTCACGGCGGACGAAGACGGGGGCGCGCTGAAGCTCACCGGAGGGACCCGGCGCACGCTCCCGGGGGGATGTGGCGTGGCCTGCGACTTCTTGGAGGGTCGGTCCTTGGGCCGCGGGCTCGGAGGCTCGCGCGCCGCACCCAGACGGGGGTCGCGGCTTCGCGCTTCGTGAAGCGGGCCCACCCGTGGGTCGTAGGCCCGGAGCCTCGCGCTAACTCGGAGCGGGTGTCGCGTCTTCGAGCTTCGCGAGCTGGTCCAGATACATGCGGCCCTTCACGGGGTCCGTCATGTGGAGGAAGGCCGCCATGCCCTTGAGCTGCTCCAGCGACTCACCCTCGCGGCCCGGCTTGCCCTTCTGCCGGTTGTGGATGGCCGCGCGCAGGCGGCGCACCACGTCGCGGGGGACTCGCGCGGCGGGCGTGCCTTCCTTCGCCTCATTCACCACGAGCCCCGTCACGCGCTGACGGCTGCCCTTGCGGGCCACGCGCGTCTTGTCCGGGTGCACCGTGAAGCCCTCCGCCTCCACCACGTCCTTCACCCGCGCGAGCAGCACCGCCACCGGAGCGCCCTGGGCCCGGCGCGCCTTGGGTGCCTTCGCCTTCGTCCAGGAGAACGTCAGGTCGTCCGCGTAGCGCGTGTACGTGAAGCCCAGCTTGCGCGACAGCGCCGACAGCCGCTTGTCCATCCGCAGGCACAGCGCGTTGGTGATGCCCGGGGAGGTGGGCGCGCCCTGCGGCAGCGCTCGGGGGCCCTTCGCCACGTGCAGCGTCTTGCCCCGGAAGGAGAGCAGCTCGCGCGGCGCCTCGGTGGACATCAGCGCCAGCAGCGTGGACGTGCCCTCCGGCAGGCCGCCCTTGCGCAGCAGGCCCTTCACGCGCCGCCACGTCACGGTGGGGAAGAAGTCCTTCAGGTCCACCTTCACCACCACGTCCGCGCCCTGGTGCGCCAGCGCGTTGGTGAGGATGGAGCGCCCCGCCACGAAGCCGTGCGCCGCGCCGTGCACCGGCAGCCGCTCCACGACGTTGGAGAGCACCCAGCGCTGCGCTTCCTTCAGCTCCGGCTTGGGCGAGGTGATGGTGCGCTCGCCGCCCGTGCGCTTGGGGATGCGCCAGCTCACGTAGTTGGAGCCCGTGTCCACGTCGCGGTGGAACGCGAAGCCGCGCAGCTTGGACACGCTCAGGCCCAGCGCCTTCGCCAGCTCCTCCGCCGTGTTCAGCGTCGGCAGGCCGTTCTGGCGCGCGCGCTCCTCGCGGTGCTCCAGGTCGAACTTGTCCGGGCCGGCGTCCTCGCGCCAGTGGATGCCCACGCCCAGGTGGTTCACGTGCGTGGCCTTCCACGCCTCGTGGGCCTGGCGCTCCAGCGCGCGGCGCTCCACGGCCTCCGCCTTCTTCTTCTCCTTCCAGGCCGTCTTCTCCTTCTCCTTCAGGGAGGAGAAGTCGACCTCGTCCGCGAGCGCGCCCTTCGCCACGAGCTGCGCGCGCACCCACTCCTCGGTGCCGCCAGCGTCGGTGATGGCCTTCCAGCGCGTGAGCAGGACGTCGTGCGCGGCCTTGCGGGCCTCTCGCTTCGACGCGGTGTTGGGGGCGGCGGGCGCGACTTCGGGCGCTGCCTGCGGCGGGGCGGCGGGGACGAACGACTCCAGCTTGGCGGTCATCGAGGCACCTTCGACGGGCGCGGCGGCTCAGGAGGGGCGACGGACGGAATCGAGCGGTCGAGGGAGGCCAGGAAGGCACCACCAGCTCACCTGGGGCACGGTAGCCTCACCGGCTCTCCCCTCCCGAGCACTACCGTCGGGGTGGGAAAACGGCGGTTGCGTCGTTGGTTCCGCTTCCCGCCCCGACGGTAGTGCTCGGGAGGGAGAGAGCCAAGAACAGGCTACCTTGCGGAGAGTGTCCAGCATTCCAACCAGAGCGGCGCAACGCCGCTCCCGCGCTCGAGGCGCTGAGGCTGATGCGGTCCAGACCTCTCTCGACCACTCGCAATTCGTGTTTCGTCCGTCGCACCCATCCTTCCAGCCGCCCCGTCGGCGGCCGGGCCGTTGTTAGAGGGTTTACACCAGAGTCGAGGCCGCGTCGATGTAGCCGTCCGCGGTCAATTTCTCCAAACGGCTGAAGTACGCCGTCCGGGCTTCCGTGTCCGAGTCGAACCACAGGCGCTGGTGGCGCGAATCGCCCAGGCGCGGGCCCCACGTGAGGGCCACCACCTTGCCGTCCAGCGAGACGCGGTACACCTGCTCCAGCCCCGTCGCCGGGTCGCGGCGCACGTACGCCCGCGTCTCGGCGCGGATGAGCTTGCGGCCCTCCGGCGTCTGCCGCAGCGCCTCCTCCTCCACGCGGCGGCGCGCGTACACCAGGCGCAGCGCGAGCATGTGCTCGCAGGGGCCTTCGCGCAGCCCGGAGCGGCGGAAGTGCGGGCAGCCGCAGCCCGCGTCCTTCACGCGGCCCTCCAGGTCCAGCGTGAAGCTGGGGAAGAAGCTGCGCACCGCCTCGCGGTCCACCACCTCGCCCTGGATGCGCATGCCCTCGCCCACCAGGTCGTGCACCTGGGTGAGCTTCACTTCGCCCGCGCCCGGGCCGCCGTCGCCCAGCAGGCGGTGGGCGCGCGCCTCACGCTCGTTGCCGTAGCGCAGCGCGGCCTCGTCCACCGGGGTGGGCATCAGCTCGCGTGGGCGGTAGGTGCCGCGCGCCACGTCGAAGAGGACGCGGCCCCGCAGGCACTCCAACTGGAGCGCGGCCCGCACCTGGTCCTTCGGCGCCCCGGCGTCCTTCGCCAGCACGTCGAACCCGAGCGGGCCGTCCTTGCGCAGGCGCAGGCGCAGCGCCTCCGCCAGGCCCTCCGGCACGTCGCGCGGCATCAGCGAGTCGAAGGCGGCGGCGCTGGACCAGCCGCTCTCCGTCCAGCCCGTGAGTCCCAGCGTCAGCGTGGCGTGGCCCAGGTCGATGACCCAGAACACCGGCAGGCCCGGCCCCAGCAACTGCACGTGCACGCTCTTCGCGTGGGGCAGCAGGCGCGCGAGCGCGGCGAGGCGCTGACGCCCGAAGGTGCGCACCACCGCCGGCGCGCTGCCGGTGTACGCGCCGCCGTGGCACTCCAGCACCTGCTCCCAGGGCTCCAGCACCAGCCGGGGCGGGGCGCCGGGGACCAGCTCGAAGCGCAGCGCGCGGGGCGCCTTCTTCGAACGGCGCGTGCGCAGCGCGAAGAGCAGGTTGTAGAGGTCGATGGGCGCGATGGAGCAGGTCGTCGCCGGCAGCGTCGCCGCCGACTGCACCTGGAGGAAGCCGCGCAGCCACGCGTGGGGCACCTCCACCGTGCGCGGCGCGCGGGGCTCCGCGGCGGCCGCCTTCGCGGACGGGGCGACGTGGGCCTCCAGCGCCACCGGGGCGTAGGCGCGCAGGCGGTCCAGCCGGGCGGGCAGCTCCGGCGGGACGTCCAGGAAGGTGGAGCCGTGCGCGGCCTCGCGCTTGTCGAAGAGGCTGTTGTCGAAGGCCAGGCGCGCGTAGGCGCTCTCGTCTCGGGAGAAGACCTCCAGGGACACCTGGTCCGGATCCACCGTGAGCACGGGGTCCAGCACCGCGTCCTTCTTCTCCTCGCCCTCCAGCGCGCTGTCGAGGAAGGCCTTCTGGGCCTCCCAGATTTGGGCGCTGGCGCGCTTGCCCTGCTTCATCAGGTACGCGAGGTACGCGGTGCGGTCGCGGCCCCGGTAGCGCAGGTCGCTGGACAGCACGGCGAAGGCGGCGGCCAGCGCGTCGCGGAAGAGGGTGGGGTCCTTCACCTGTCCGCTGACGCCCACGGTGCCGCGCGACCCCTCCAGGGCCAGCTGCACGCGCGAGGCGTCCGGCGTGACGACCACGTCGCTCTGCGCCGTGTAGCTCAGCGCGACGGGATGACGTGCGGTTGCGGTGCTCACTGTTGACCTTCCTTCCGGGCGCGCTCAGCGGCCCGGCGTGCACGTTTGTGGGCGCGGTAGGCCGCCTTGCGCAGCTCCACCGATTGCGACTTGTCGAAGGCCGCCGTCTTCAGCAGCGCCGCGGCCTCGTCACCGCCCAGCCGTCCCAGCGCGGCCCACGCGTCCTGGCGAATCTCCGGCTTCGCGTCGGCGGCCACGGGCTTGAGCGGCTCCAGGTCCTTCTTCGCGAGCAGCGCGGGCACCGCGAGCCTGCGGGCCTCGCTGGCCGTGAGGGCGCCCGGCGCCACCTGCGCGCCCGTGGGCCCCAGCGCCACCGGGTCGAAGGGCTTCACCTCCAGCGCCCACGCGGAGGCCTGACCGGGCACCAGCGCGGCCAGCACCGCCGCGGCGGCGGAGCGCACGGCGGCGTCCGGGTCCCCGAGCGCGGTGCGCAGCGCCGGGGCCTCGCCCGTCGCCTTCATCCGTCCCAGCACCCGCGCCGCCTCCTGGCGCACGGCCGCGGGGGCGTGGGCTTCGCCCTGGCGGAGCAGCTCCGAGGACGTCGCCACCAGCTCCTTCGCGCCCAGCCGCGAGCCCGCCCAGAGCAGCCGCTCCCACGCGGCGGCCAGCGGCTCGCGCTTCGGCTGCGGCGTGGTGGCCCAGGCGGTGGCGGTGCGCCGCTCCGCGGCCACGACCGCGCGAACGAGGCCCGTGGTGTCCACGGCGCCCGCGTCCCGCGCATCACCCGTCCAGGTGCCCACGAGCCGCGCGGCCTCCTCGCGGGCCTCCGGCTTGTCGTGGCCGAACAGGGCGATGACCTCCGGCAGGGGCAGCGCGCCCCTCCGGGCCAGACCCCGCCGCAGCCGGAGCCGCAGCTCCGCGTTCTCCAGCGTGGCCAGCCGGGGCACGAGCAGCGCCGGGTCGCCTTCGCTGGCGAGGTAGGTGGCGGCGGGCTCGGAGATGTCCTCGTGCTCGCTCTGCACCGCCAGGAACTCCACCCGCGTGCGCTCCTTCGGGAAGAGCACGTCCAGCGCCTTGCGCGCGACCTCGCGCAGGTCGTCGTCCTCATCGTTCAGCGCGGCGGCCAGCGCGGCCTCGGCGGCCGGGTCCCCGAACTTGCCCAGCTCCTCCGCCACCGTGCGGCGCACGTCGTCGTCCGTCTCGATGTCGGCGAGCAGCGCCTCCAGCTTCACCCGGGCGCGCTCTCCGCCCAGGGCGCGCAGGCCGCGCACGGCGGCCTGCTGGCGCCGGAAGTGGTTGCCCTCGACGGCGGTGGCTTCCACCTTCTCCTCGACGCGGCGGCGCTCTTCACCCTCGGGCATCCGGTGGGCGAGCCGGCCCAGCGCCTCGATGGCGGCCTGCACCATGTCCTCTTCCGCGGGAGCGTCCGGGGTGCCGCCGTTGGCCACCGTCTCCAGCTCGGAGAGCGCGCGCACGTCACCCAGGGTGCCCAGCGCGAGCAGGGCCCGGCCGCGCTCGTGCGGCTCACCGGCGCGCGCGTACAGCAGCAGGGGGCGCAGGGCGCTGACGCCGCGCCGGTGCGCGACGCCTTCCGCCGCGGGCAGCATCAGCTCACGGGCCCCGGCGCGGAGGATCTCCTCCAGCGGCTCCACGGCCGCGCCCTGCTCCACCACGCGCTTCGAGTAGCGCTCCACCGCCTCCGCGCGCACGGTGACGTCGCGGTCGGTGAAGAGCTGCACGAGCAGCGCGTCCTGGCCTTCGTTCTTGCCGTGCTCCAGCTCCGCGGCGGCGGCCTTGCGGACCTCGGGGTCCTGGCTCCGCACCGCCACGCGCAGGAAGCGCACCGCGAGCGCCGCGTCGCGCTTCTTCAGCTCGCGCTCGCGCTCCTTGAGCTTCTCCTGCTCCGGCGGCCAGGTGAGCTGCATCGCGGCCGTCACGCAGGCGAGGCGCACGCTGGGGGCTTCGTCCTCCACGCTCTGGCGCGCGAGCACATCCAGCGCGTCCGCGCGGCGGGTGCGGCCCAGCGCGGCCACCAGCTTCGTGCGCTCGGGAATCTCCGTCGCCACCGTCAGGCGCTGGGCGAGCGCGGCCACGGCGGCGGACGTCCCCAGCCGCGCCAGGGCCTCCTGCGCCCGGCGCGCCACGGCCACCGTCTCCGAGCGCAGGAAGGTGCCCAGCACCTCCACCGCCCGGTCATCGCCGCGGAACGCGAGCAGCTCCGCGGCGCGCAGCCGCAGGTCCTCGTGCTCGCTGCCCATCGCGCGGCCCAGGGCCTCGGTGACGCGCGAGTCGTTGGCGCCCGCCAGCCGCTCGATGACCCCCACGCGCAGGTCCGCGTGCTCGCTGCCCAGCGCGGCCAGCAGCGGCTCCAGGCTGCCCGGCGGGCTCAGCTTCTCCAGCAGCTCGAAGGCGGACTTGCGCACCTCCGGCAGCGGCGAGTTCAGCGCCGCGGTCAAGCGCGGACGGGCCGCGTCGCCCCGCTCCGCCAGCTCCTCCAGGGCCGCGCGCGCCACGTCCTGCGCCAGCGAGGCCAGGGCCAGCGCCAGCGGCTCGTCGCTGCCGGCGGGGTACAGCTCCTTGAGGCCCGTGAGCGCGGCCCTGCGCACCAGCTGGTGCGGATCCTCCAGCGCGCGCAGGAGGGCGGCCACCGCGGCGGACGTGCCCGCGTAGCCTTCCTGGGTGAGCTTCACCACGCGGTCCACGGCGTCGCGGCGGACGCGGTGGCCTTCCTCGTCGCCCGCGGACACCTGCCGCAGCAGGCCCACGTAGGCGCCGAACGCCAGCCGGCGCAGGTGCTGCCGCTCCGCCTGCGTCGCCGCCTCCTGCGTCGCCGTGCCCTCGGCGGTTCCTTCCGAAGGCTTCACCGCGGAGAAGAGGCGGCGCAGCCAGCTCTTGCCCGTGGCGGACGCCGTGCCCTGCTTCTCCGGGGTGGACGGCTGCATCACGTGCGCGGCGCCTTCGGCCGTCTCGGGCTTCCAGGGCGCTTGCAGCGTGCGGGGGCGCGCGACCTTCTGCGCCTCGCGGAAGTAGTCCAGGGGCTTGTTGCGAAGCAGCAGCACCTGGGCCGCCGCGTAGCGCTGCTCCGGCTGTCCGCTGGAGAGCGCCTCCGCGAGCCCGACCATGCGCTTCGCCCGGTCGTCCTCCGCGGGCCAGTCCTTCATGTCGCCGGCCTTCTCCGGGCGCGGCGGCAGCAGCACCTCCACCAGGTGCGCGCGGTACGCCTCCGGCTCCGTGCGCAGCTCCAGCGTGCGCGCCGCGGCGTAGCGCACCTCCGGACGGCCGCTGGACAGCGCGCTCGTCAGCAGGTCCGGCGGCCCCCCCTCGCGGCTGGCGCGCAGGTCCCGCGCGAGCACGATGGCGAACACCATCTCCTGGACCTCGCGCGCGGAGTCCTCCAGGCCGTGCAGCAGGCCGCCGTCCCCTTCGGGTCCCAGCGCCGCGAAGGCGAGGATGGCGCCCAGGCGGATGGGGAGGTGCTCATGGCGCAGGTTGCCCGTGAGCACCGGCAGCGCGCGCACGTCGCCCAGGCGCGCCAGGCCGTCCGCGGCCCACGACCGCGCCGCGACCAGCGCATGGCCCAGCGCGTCCAGCAGCGCGCCCTCGTCGCCCCGGCGGCTCGCGGTGGCGAGGCCGCGCGCGCCCTGCTCCTGGAGCTCCGGCAGCTCGTGGGGCAGCAGCGTGGTGGCGTAGAAGCCCAGGAGGCGCCGCGAGCCCAGCGTGGCCAGCGCGCGCGCCGCGCGGATGCGCAGGGGGACGAGGAAGCCGGGCGGGTACATCCGCTCCAGGTCCTTGTCCGTGATGAGCCCGCGCAGGGGCTCGATGATGTCCTCCGCGCCGCGCGGGGCGAGCAGCTCCGCGGCCCGCACGCGCACCGGCAGCGTCGCCGCCGCGATGCCCGCGAGCAGCGGCCCGTTCTCCGCCGGGATGAGCTTGTCGAGCGCCTCCAGCGCCGCGACGGCCACCTCCAGGTGCTCGTCCTGCACGCGCTTGAGGAGCGCGGAGCGCAGGGGCTCCGCCGGGGCGTGCACGGCGCCCTTCGCGGCCCTCTCGCGCAGCGCGGGGTGCGTGGCGTTGAGCGCGGCCAGGTGCGGCTCCGGCTGCTCCTTGCCCGCGAGCTTCACCCACGCCTCGTACGCGGCGGTGGCGACGTTGACGTCGCGGTCCTCCACGGACTTCTTCAGGCGCTCCATCGCCCAGTCATCCGTGCCGCGCTGGGCGAGCACCTCCACCGCGCGGGTGCGCAGGTCCGGGAAGCGGCCCGCCAGCGCCCGGTCCAGCGCCTTCACCGGCTCCTGGTCGTTCCAGGCCCACAGCGTGCGGAAGGCCTCGCCGCGCACCTTGGCGGACTCGTCCTCCAGCGCGTCGCCCAGCAGGCCCTCCGCGCCCTCCGCCTTCGCGCCCAGCTTCACCAGCCGGTCCAGGCCGCGCACGCGCACGTCCTCGTGGCTGGAGCGCAGCGCGGCCTCCGCCGCGGACATGGGCGTGTCCGAGTCCAGCGCCACCACGGCGGACAGCGCCGCCGCGCGCACGTCCCCGTCCGCGTCGTCCAGCATCCACACCAGCCGCTCGCGGGCGCGCGGATCCTGCAGCGCCTGGAGCGCGCTGGCCGTCTCGCGGCGGATGGGGGCGTCGTCCTCGCGCGACAGCTGGAGCAGCGCGCCCAGCGCGCGTCCATCCCCCAGCTGCGCCAGCACGCGGGCCCCGCGCACCGCGGTGTCCGGCATGCGGCACGCCATGGCGGCCAGCAGCGGCTCCAGGTCGGCCTCCGTCAGCGCCGAGCCAGCGGAGGCCTTGCCGAAGAGCTGTTCGCGCGAGGCGGCCAGCTCCGCGTCGGTGGCGGACTTCGCCTCCGCGTCTCCGGACGCGCGCTTGGCCTGGAGGGTCAGCATGCGGGTCACTTCCCGCACCGTGCGAGCGAACTCCTCGTCCTTCGCCTCCAGCGTGGCGGCCAGCGCACGGCGCTCCAGCACGCGCACGGCGAAGGCCACGCGGCGCACGTCGCGGTCCGCGTCGTCCAGCGCGCGCGCCACCAGCGGCTGCAGGCGCGGGTCGGCCAGCAGACCCGCCCCCGACGCGCGCAGCAGCACCTCCACCTTGAGGGGCGCGGGACCACGCTCGAACGCGAGCTTCAGCGGCTCCGTGCTGCCCTTGGGGGACACCGTGGTGAGCGCGTCCAGCGCGGCCGTGCCCACGTCGTTCTGCGCGTCCGGCAGCTTCCCGGCGATGAGCCCCGGCACCAGCGGCGACGCGCTCCCCAGCTTCGCCAGACGGCGCAGGCCCTGCACGCGCATGTCCACGAAGCGCGAGTCCAGCGCCGCGCGGAACGCCGCGAGCGGCGACTCCGTCTCCAGCTTCT
This portion of the Corallococcus silvisoli genome encodes:
- a CDS encoding GMC oxidoreductase; the protein is MKTSKTVYDAVVVGSGACGGWAAKQLTEAGLRVLVLEAGRSARADQALHVMHRVKQKLLGYRIESDAGRTARQSVQSTSFAWPFHPHAFVDDVDNPYTTPDDAPFAWIRARQVGGRTSVKSHGRQFYRLSDFNFHAGSLDGLSPDWPLSLAELAPSYEIVERWMGLRGNSDGVDTLPDSVFSGPAPLSPGEVRLREKVKARWPQRHVVARRTANAPVTLPAAQKTGRLTLRSHAIASHVLHDPNTGRVTGVSFIDANTGTSEQVHAKVVVVSAGTIESTRLLLHSRNRAFPDGLANSSGLVGRHLMDHMYLQGIEARMGLPSHLQQKEHGWAYIPQFRNVTERDPSFARGYGVQVFTFDDQMHLVPFGEMLPRPENRVTLSATVKDRWGIPAAHIECRHSDNELKMTEDAATSCQEMLEEAGCTVEKINKTLSTPGMAIHEVGTARMGRDPKTSVLNPYNQSWDVPNLYVMDGSCFPSQGPQNPTLTMMALTVRACAHLVGELRAGRI
- a CDS encoding reverse transcriptase family protein, which produces MTAKLESFVPAAPPQAAPEVAPAAPNTASKREARKAAHDVLLTRWKAITDAGGTEEWVRAQLVAKGALADEVDFSSLKEKEKTAWKEKKKAEAVERRALERQAHEAWKATHVNHLGVGIHWREDAGPDKFDLEHREERARQNGLPTLNTAEELAKALGLSVSKLRGFAFHRDVDTGSNYVSWRIPKRTGGERTITSPKPELKEAQRWVLSNVVERLPVHGAAHGFVAGRSILTNALAHQGADVVVKVDLKDFFPTVTWRRVKGLLRKGGLPEGTSTLLALMSTEAPRELLSFRGKTLHVAKGPRALPQGAPTSPGITNALCLRMDKRLSALSRKLGFTYTRYADDLTFSWTKAKAPKARRAQGAPVAVLLARVKDVVEAEGFTVHPDKTRVARKGSRQRVTGLVVNEAKEGTPAARVPRDVVRRLRAAIHNRQKGKPGREGESLEQLKGMAAFLHMTDPVKGRMYLDQLAKLEDATPAPS
- a CDS encoding alpha/beta hydrolase; translation: MAGVLRRIRWRRVLGALVLPCVLVALGLAGRAAWRSEQYFHYPRPAAVLPADLASAREVTLRTEDGVELRGWYVPSRNKAAWVLAHGLSQTRMDLLPEARALRDAGYGVLLFDLRAHGQSGGETSTWGDLERRDVRAALEFVRTQPEVDPARVGALGFSIGSAAVAEVAAKDPKVAAVVLLSPFNTLWLAAAYDFRRFGVVTQTGALVPFWRRGIALEEVRTIDAVDRIQPRPLFIVAGTEESGQPLLDELFAHVAPAAQTWRIPGASHGNFAATAPEEYPRRLREFADAALKPVPVAQPVVEVPAAEKKAPAKKPSRRTKTGAR
- a CDS encoding TetR/AcrR family transcriptional regulator; this encodes MSRPQRVLDPEIDEAARAVFLAQGPSAPLQDIAKRLGISQAALLHRVGTKEALMLRALRPMPPTALALLEPGPRPDTSVEDQLLEALLHHRDFLRRLVPWLFVLHYSELGGARALRAKTPPPVALREGLTVWLTRAKRSRRVELAAPKVVAEALCGALEARCFNAHVGGATYAPGEDAAVLRQLIRALIVPSEPPARARKQPKPRTAR
- a CDS encoding multidrug effflux MFS transporter, with amino-acid sequence MTTATPKPFRSTEGARLILLLGALIAFGPLSIDMYLPAFPSIGESLRASAGEVERTLATFFAGLAVGQLFAGPVSDRFGRTKPLYVGLLLYVLGSLGCALAPSAGVLAGCRFVQALGGSVGMVTSRAVVRDLHSGAAAARMMSRLVLVMGLAPILAPLLGGWVLRVAGWRAIFGSHAVIGVLALGAVFAILPETAPAGRGRSQPFQAMARIARAPDFMGNALAAALAQAGMFAYISGSPFVYITLHGVKPEHFGWFFGANAAGLVAVSQLNHWLLSRSSPERVLKQAVRTAALAGLALVAVAATGFGGLWSIALSLFVFVSSLGAITPNATALAMEHHAKQAGIASAVLGALQFLLAAGASAAVSASHDGTARPMAVGVAIAALLSLAALGLARRASPPGADTAATT